CTCAATTTGCCCTTCGAGCGAGGCTTGTTTTATGATATAATATTTACCTTCATAACTCACTGGGCCATTGGTGGCCAGGAACAATTGTATAATTTCAATATACTCAGCCAATCGTTGATATCTCTGCTCATGGATTAGATTGTCATTAAGTTGAACAAGGTCGGCTTGGGCCGAGCCCGTCACACAATTAATATATAATTTGCGGTTATATAATTTGCTTAATGAAAATATTTTACGGGCAGCGGCAAATGGATGGACATAAATGGGGTTGAGTGCCACGATAGGCGATATATTACTATGTTCACACAGATATTGAGCCCAAACCCAAGTATCAAAAGCATCGTAGCCCGAGGTGCTACATAACATTCCTTCGCACGCAAACTTATCGCTCCAACCAATCACGTCTTTGTGGTTTTGCAAATACGTGTCGAAAGTATAGCTGCGATGCGGGTGCGTAAAAATTTTAACGGTATGGTCTTGGTAGTTTATGTTCATGGAAAAACAGGTCAAAGGTATGGGCTTAATTACTGCGAATTGGCGATGGAAAACAATCTGGTTTACAATGTGTTGAAAATTAAATAATTCTATTTTGTTGATTAGTTAACTTTTGCGTTTTACTTTTCGCCACAATAAATTACAATAGCTATATGGATTGGAAAAGGTTCAATGGTGAAAAAATAAAAAATGATATTGTACTCGAAGTGGAGAAAACACTTCTTGCAGAAACTGCTGCAGGCCACAAACTAAAAGTATGTATCGGTACCGATTCGCAGGTAAAAGGCGAAGTAATAGAGTTTGCTACGGTTATCGTTTTTGTGCGGGAGAAACACGGTGGTTTTATGTTCATCAGCATGGACAAAAAACGCCAAAAAATGGGCATTAAGGAACGGATGATTACCGAAGTAGCCATGAGTATAGAAATTGCCTACAAGCTTTGTCCCCTATTGGAACAATACAGTGTTGATTTAGAAGTTCACGCAGATATAAACACCAATCCTTCATTCAAATCGAACACCGCACTAAGCGAAGCTATGGGATATATATTAAGCATGGGTTTTGTTTTTAAAGCCAAACCCGATGCATTTGCCAGTAGTTACTGTGCCAATAAGATGGTGCATTAATCCATTGCCGTTGACTTAAGTCAACGGCAATGGATATCTTTGCAGCTTAATTATGAGACGCAAGCACAAAAAGTATATTACCCAAACATTTGAAAATCTTGAGATAACCAATTCTGGCGGATTGGGCCAAAGTATCGCACGCCGAGATAACCTGGTGGTGTTTGTGGACCGAGCAGTGCCAGGCGATATAGCCGATGTATATATTTATAAAGAAGAGAAAAAAGCAGTATGGGGAACTATTGTAAAACTACACCATGCATCGCCCAATAGGGTTGAACCTTTTTGCGAACATTATAGTATTTGCGGTGGCTGTAAATGGCAGCAGATGGATTATGCTACCCAGCTCAAATACAAGCACCAACAGATAGTGGATGCTTATGAACGCACTGGTAAAATTCCCTATAAAGAATTACTGCCTATTATAGCATCTGAGCATACCAAATATTATAGAAATAAATTACAATATTCTTATACCAACAAAGCTTATATGGAGGTGTTCGATAAGGACAATCCCGACCACATGGGCAAGCCTGCACTTGGTTTTCATATCCCCAATAAGTTTGATAAAGTATTCGATGTAAACAAATGTCATTTGATGCATGACTTGCATAATAATATGCGAAATTTTTTGCGGGATAAAAGTTTAGAACTGGGTTATACTTTTTATGACCTTAGGCAAAATACAGGATTGATGCGGGAAGTGATGTTCCGCAATACTATTGACGGGCAATGGATGGTGCTTATGGTGTTTGCTGAACCCCAAATGGAAGCTATCGACAAACTATTACAACTTTTACACCAACAATTTTCGCAAATAAGTTCCTTATATTATACTATCAATCAAAAAACAAATGACAGTTATGATGGCTTGGAAATGATATATTATAGTGGCAATCAATTTTTGACTGAAACTTTAGGCGATTATAAATTTAAAATTCATCCCAAATCTTTTTTTCAAACAAATCCGGTACAGGCTTTAAAATTATATGAAACCACTAAGTTGTTTGCCAATTTGCAGGGCTATGAAAACGTATATGATTTATATTCGGGAACTGGCACAATTGGGCTGTATGTATCGAAACATTGCAAACAGGTAACGGGTATAGAATACGTGCAAGAAGCGGTGCACGATGCTTATGAGAATGCAAGAATAAATGATGTGAGCAATGCCAAGTTTTTTGCAGGCGATATGGTGAAGGTGTTAGATGAAGCGTTTGTTGCAGCCCATGGCCGCCCTGATTTAATAATAACCGACCCACCCCGAGGGGGCATGCACCCCGATGTAGTGAAAAAAATTATGGAGTTAGCACCCAAAAGAATTGTATATGTGAGTTGTAATCCTGCTACACAGGTGCGGGATTTGGCTTTAATGCTTGATAAATATGATGTTGAGAGGGTTCAGCCTGTCGACATGTTCCCACATACCCACCATGTGGAATGTGTAACTGAGCTGGTTTTGAAACCATAAAAATATTTTTTTTGCCAAGCAACTAAATTTGTCACTTAAAAGTCATTAATTTGCATAACTTTTTAATCAATTAATAAAAAACGGAAATGAAAAAAATTTACTTTATACCATTAATGGTTCTGGCTTGGTTTGCCTTCACCGTATTTGAGGTTATTTCGCGTGAGACGCACGATTCTTCTAGTTTAGCTAAAACAGGTGCTCCTGGTGAAGGGCTTTGTAACGACTGCCATGGCGGAAGTCAGCCCAATTCAGGTATAGGGATTACCTCATTCAGCTTAGGAACAAATGGAGATAATAGGTATTTCAATGACGCCACGGGCAGTGATAACCGCATTGATATTACGTTTACCGGAGGCTCCCGTAAATTTGGTTTTCAAATGACGGCCTTGGACAAGAACAATAAAGCTGTGGGCCATTTTTGGGCTCCAAATACGTATGTTGACTCAGGCTTTAAAAACAACCGTTATTATGGTTTCCAGAGCTTCGGCGGAACTTCATTTCCCAATTCAGGCGGGGCTCAATGGGTGATTATGTGGCATTCCCCGCTCAATTATACAGACCCTGTCCATTTTTACACCGCATACAATCAAGCCAATGAAGATTTCACCACAGATGGTGACCGCATATATACACGCCACGATACTGCATTTGTAGACCCTCTGGTTGCTATTGCAATGGCCAAAAAAAATCCCGCAGCTTTCAATGCGTTTGTTACTGCCAACCATAAAATACAAATAGCTTTTGAACCTGAAAAATCTATGAATGTATTGGTTGATTTATATAATATGAACGGCCAAAAAGTTCAAACCCTCCTAAACAGAGAAATGAAACCGGGGGTAACGGAACAAACAATCGATATTCCTGCCCATATCTCTAGTGGCATTTATTTGATAAACTGCGAAAGTAATGGCACAAGGGTGGTAAGGAAGATTTTTATAAATTAAAAGTATTATAAAACTATTATATAAAACCGGTCAAGGAATGGCCGGTTTTTTTTATGTTTAGAACGTCATTCTGAGAATTGCTTCAATTCGAAGAATCTGCATTCGCGTTCAACAGATTCTTCGTTGGAAGCCAACTCAGAATAACGGATAACCGATAACAACCATGCAAAACATAGCATTAAAAAACATACACCAAGATATACAAAAGCTTGTTATTGATACAGGAAACTTTATTAGAAACGAAGGGCTTAATTTTGACCTAGGCGTAGTGGAAACAAAAAGCTTCAACCAATTGGTATCGTATGTAGATAAAACTGCCGAAGAAAAATTGGTGAAAGGGCTATTACAAATATTGCCGACAGCAGGATTTATTACCGAAGAAAAAACAATTAACCGCAAAGGCGACCGTTATACTTTTGTGATAGACCCACTTGATGGTACTACCAATTTCGTGCATGGTCTTCCAGTCTTCAGCGTGAGTGTGGGCCTGATGGATGGAAATAAATTAGTGGCGGGATATGTATTTGATGTTTGTCAAAATTGGCTATTTCATGGATACGAAGGTGGCACTGCGATGCTGAATGATAGTATTATACAAGTATCGAAAGCGGCAAAAATGGAAGATGCATTAATGGCCACCGGTTTCCCTTATTATGATTTTGTGCAAATGCCCGAATATATAGAAGTGCTGAAAGTACTGATGAGGGAAACACACGGACTGCGAAGAATGGGTTCGGCGGCGATAGATTTGGTATATACAGCTTGTGGCAAATTTGATGGTTTTTTCGAGTATGGTCTACAACCTTGGGATGTGGCAGCAGGGGCATTTTTGGTAAAACTTGCGGGAGGTAAGGTAGCCGATTTTAAAGGCGGGGACGATTATCTGTTTGGTAAAACTATTATAGCGGGTAATCCCCAAATATTTGAGAGTTTAACGAAGTTGATTGAGGAGAAATTTGAGAATTAATACCGAAACTCTATAATAATAGTCCAAAAAAAGGGGGACTAATCCTCCCGCATCCCGATAATTATCGGGATTAAGCGGGGCTTTCGGGATGTAGTTCGGCATTGCCATTCTACAAAGTAATCCGCCACAGGCGGAGAACTATTATAGTTTAAGAATTGGTATTACAATCAGTTAAAGACGAAACGAAGAATTTCATGATACCGAGCTATAAGTTAGGTGAATATTCCCAACAGATTCTTCGCCCGAAGCGGGTCCGATAGCAATCGGACTCAGAATGACGTATATGTTATACTATTTCGCAACCACTAATTTTTGCGTATTCAAATTCTGCTGCTTTTCGTTTACAATATGTATATAATAAATGCCGTTAGCTAGGTTTGAAGTTTCTATCATAAAAGAATATTTCCCTTCGGGGAGCGTTGCGTTGCTAAGTGTTTTCAACCATTTCCCTTCGGTATCATACACATCAATTTTAATTTTTCCAGTATGCCTAATACTAAAATCCAAGTGGGTATACTCTAAATTGACAGGGTTGGGATATATAGTTGCATTTAATAAAGGTTCAATGGGGTTTTCTATGCTATTCGGGTTGCAATAAATTAAGCGGGTCATCCTGTTTGCATAATCGCCAAAAACAGAAGCCCCTTGTACCCTCTTTAATGCATAAGAAGTATGCGTAACCACCGCAGGGCAATAGTTTCCATTCCACCTGCAAATACCTGTGTAATCACCCCAACGTTCGTCGGTCTGACTACCTTGACTATTATAATACCAATTGCCTGATTTTATAAGTGTGGGAGGAGCCCAGGTAAAATCTTGTTCGATAGTAGTATAATAAGCAGAAGGATACATTTTTTTGGAAGATACGAGGAAGGTCATAGC
Above is a window of Bacteroidota bacterium DNA encoding:
- a CDS encoding LLM class flavin-dependent oxidoreductase, with protein sequence MNINYQDHTVKIFTHPHRSYTFDTYLQNHKDVIGWSDKFACEGMLCSTSGYDAFDTWVWAQYLCEHSNISPIVALNPIYVHPFAAARKIFSLSKLYNRKLYINCVTGSAQADLVQLNDNLIHEQRYQRLAEYIEIIQLFLATNGPVSYEGKYYIIKQASLEGQIEKSIMPEIIIAGESEHALSLIKNSGFTQMQMLPSVQDDLQKVYHKSLALGIIARPTNEEAWQAANELYPADRFGQKLLKMSMIGNQTDWKDRLNTEMQTEVSETFPQYWLDPFKNKYADCPYIVGSYEEIKNIITNLCEQKIHSMVLTIKNENEFEIINNLFSQI
- a CDS encoding ribonuclease H-like YkuK family protein; amino-acid sequence: MDWKRFNGEKIKNDIVLEVEKTLLAETAAGHKLKVCIGTDSQVKGEVIEFATVIVFVREKHGGFMFISMDKKRQKMGIKERMITEVAMSIEIAYKLCPLLEQYSVDLEVHADINTNPSFKSNTALSEAMGYILSMGFVFKAKPDAFASSYCANKMVH
- the rlmD gene encoding 23S rRNA (uracil(1939)-C(5))-methyltransferase RlmD codes for the protein MRRKHKKYITQTFENLEITNSGGLGQSIARRDNLVVFVDRAVPGDIADVYIYKEEKKAVWGTIVKLHHASPNRVEPFCEHYSICGGCKWQQMDYATQLKYKHQQIVDAYERTGKIPYKELLPIIASEHTKYYRNKLQYSYTNKAYMEVFDKDNPDHMGKPALGFHIPNKFDKVFDVNKCHLMHDLHNNMRNFLRDKSLELGYTFYDLRQNTGLMREVMFRNTIDGQWMVLMVFAEPQMEAIDKLLQLLHQQFSQISSLYYTINQKTNDSYDGLEMIYYSGNQFLTETLGDYKFKIHPKSFFQTNPVQALKLYETTKLFANLQGYENVYDLYSGTGTIGLYVSKHCKQVTGIEYVQEAVHDAYENARINDVSNAKFFAGDMVKVLDEAFVAAHGRPDLIITDPPRGGMHPDVVKKIMELAPKRIVYVSCNPATQVRDLALMLDKYDVERVQPVDMFPHTHHVECVTELVLKP
- a CDS encoding choice-of-anchor V domain-containing protein, yielding MKKIYFIPLMVLAWFAFTVFEVISRETHDSSSLAKTGAPGEGLCNDCHGGSQPNSGIGITSFSLGTNGDNRYFNDATGSDNRIDITFTGGSRKFGFQMTALDKNNKAVGHFWAPNTYVDSGFKNNRYYGFQSFGGTSFPNSGGAQWVIMWHSPLNYTDPVHFYTAYNQANEDFTTDGDRIYTRHDTAFVDPLVAIAMAKKNPAAFNAFVTANHKIQIAFEPEKSMNVLVDLYNMNGQKVQTLLNREMKPGVTEQTIDIPAHISSGIYLINCESNGTRVVRKIFIN
- a CDS encoding inositol monophosphatase family protein, with the translated sequence MQNIALKNIHQDIQKLVIDTGNFIRNEGLNFDLGVVETKSFNQLVSYVDKTAEEKLVKGLLQILPTAGFITEEKTINRKGDRYTFVIDPLDGTTNFVHGLPVFSVSVGLMDGNKLVAGYVFDVCQNWLFHGYEGGTAMLNDSIIQVSKAAKMEDALMATGFPYYDFVQMPEYIEVLKVLMRETHGLRRMGSAAIDLVYTACGKFDGFFEYGLQPWDVAAGAFLVKLAGGKVADFKGGDDYLFGKTIIAGNPQIFESLTKLIEEKFEN